DNA from Aureimonas sp. AU20:
CCCTCGGCGATCGCCGCAACGGCGGCTTCGGCCGCCTGCATGCCGGACGAGATTGCGTTGTGAACGCCCTTGATGCGCGGCACGTTGACGAAGCCGGCCGAGCAGCCGATCAGCGCGCCGCCGGGGAAGACCAGGGTCGGCACCGACTGGTAGCCCCCTTCCGTAATCGCGCGCGCGCCGTAGGAGAGGCGCTTGCCGCCTTCCAGAAGCGCGGCGATGTCAGGATGCGTCTTGAAGCGCTGGAACTCCTCGAACGGGTTGAGATAAGGGTTCTTGTAGTTCAGGTGCGTGACGAAGCCGACATAGACCTGATTGTTTTCAAGGTGATACAGGAATGAGCCGCCGCCGGTGGCCAAATCCAGCGGCCAGCCGAAGGAATGCTGGATCAGCCCTGGCTTGGCCTTGGCCGGGTCGATCTGCCAGAGCTCCTTGATGCCGATGCCGAACTTCTGCGGCTCGCGGTTCACGTCGAGCCCGTGATGGCGGATCAGCTGCTTGGCGAGCGAGCCGCGCACCCCTTCGCCGATCAGCACGTATTTGCCCATCAAGGCCATGCCGCGCTGGAAGTTCGGCCCCGGCTCGCCCGAGCGCTCGATCCCCATGTCGCCGGTGGCGACACCGATCACCCGATCCTTGTCGTCGGTCAGAAGCTCAGTGGCGGCGAAGCCGGGATAGATCTCGACGCCGAGCGCTTCGGCCTTCTCGGCCATCCACTTGCAGACCAGGCCGAGCGAGACGACGAAATTGCCGTGGTTGCCCATGAGCTTGGGCATGAAGGCGTTGGGCAGGCGCACCGCGCCGTGCGAGCCGTAGAAGTAGAACCGATCCTCGGTCACGGGCTGGCGGATCGGCGTCTCCTCGCTGCGCCACTCCGGCAGGAGCTTGTCGAGCGAGGACGGGTCGAGCACGCAGCCGGATAGGATATGGGCGCCGACCTCCGAACCCTTTTCCAGCACCACGACGGACAGATCCGGATTGACCTGCTTCAGCCGGATCGCTGCCGACAGGCCTGCGGGGCCAGCGCCCACGACGACCACGTCGAACTCCATCGATTCCCGCTCGGGGAGCTCCCGCTCCGGGCTGGCTTCGCTCGCCATGGCTGTTTCCTCCACGCCGTTTTCCATTTTCTCGAACGCTTCTAACGGAATCTTCAGGTGAATGTCTTCCCGATGAAGCGAGCGAAACGGGTTTATGACGCTTTTCCCAAAGCAGGCGATGCCGGTTCCCGTGCCGGAGCCGATCCGGTAAGACGAGGCGTATGACGAGGGCTGAGCCAGAAGCGGACGGACGGATGGGCGAGGCGCTGAGCGCCCTGCTCGACTGGTACGCGCGCGCCGGCATCTCCACCTTCGCCGGCGAAGCGCCGCGCGATCGATTCGCGGAAACCGAGGCCGAGACCGAACGTCGGCGCGCCGGGCGCCCGGCAGCGGGCGGCCCGGCTCCCGCCGCGACGCAAGGGACCGCCGCTCCCGCCGCCCCGGCCGACCGCCGCCCCGCTCCGCTGCCCCCTCGCCCGGCCGCGCCCGCCATCGCGTTGCGCTCCGACGAGGCGCTGGCGGCCGAGGCGCGCGAGCAGGCGGCCAAGGCCGGGAGCCTCGCCGAGCTTCAAGCGCTGTTGGCCGAGTTCACCGGCTGCGGGTTGAAGGCGACGGCCAAGAATCTCGTATTCGGCAACGGCTCGGAAACGGCCGATCTGATGCTGGTGGGCGAAGCGCCGGGGCGCGAC
Protein-coding regions in this window:
- a CDS encoding electron transfer flavoprotein-ubiquinone oxidoreductase, coding for MASEASPERELPERESMEFDVVVVGAGPAGLSAAIRLKQVNPDLSVVVLEKGSEVGAHILSGCVLDPSSLDKLLPEWRSEETPIRQPVTEDRFYFYGSHGAVRLPNAFMPKLMGNHGNFVVSLGLVCKWMAEKAEALGVEIYPGFAATELLTDDKDRVIGVATGDMGIERSGEPGPNFQRGMALMGKYVLIGEGVRGSLAKQLIRHHGLDVNREPQKFGIGIKELWQIDPAKAKPGLIQHSFGWPLDLATGGGSFLYHLENNQVYVGFVTHLNYKNPYLNPFEEFQRFKTHPDIAALLEGGKRLSYGARAITEGGYQSVPTLVFPGGALIGCSAGFVNVPRIKGVHNAISSGMQAAEAAVAAIAEGRSGDLLKSYENGWRASPIGTDLYAVRNVKPLWSRFGTALGVALGGLDMWMNQLVGFSVFGTMPHGKTDAESTEPADQHKPIRYPKPDGVLTFDKTSSVFLSNTNHEEDQPVHLRVKDMALQKSSEHDRYAGLSQRYCPAAVYEWDETNPADPRYVINAQNCVHCKTCDIKDPNGNITWVPPQGGEGPVYGTM
- a CDS encoding uracil-DNA glycosylase → MTRAEPEADGRMGEALSALLDWYARAGISTFAGEAPRDRFAETEAETERRRAGRPAAGGPAPAATQGTAAPAAPADRRPAPLPPRPAAPAIALRSDEALAAEAREQAAKAGSLAELQALLAEFTGCGLKATAKNLVFGNGSETADLMLVGEAPGRDEDLAGEPFVGRSGRLLDRMLGSVGLKREDVRVTNTVPWRPPGNRTPTPAETETCLPFTLRHIELVNPRVLVCLGSPSAKVLLRSEEGIMRLRGRWASITLPNGATVPTMAMLHPAYLLRQPSQKRLAWRDLLALKAKLDEKD